GAACGATGAATTTCCCGGGTCTGACCCGGCCGCGGCAAGGAACATCCCCGTCTTTACGGATCTTGCCGAAGCGATGCGGACCACACCCGACCTTGTTTTTTGCCTTCCCGAAAGCGGCGTCAGCGCCGCGGAAATCATGTCCGTAAAACCTTCCCATGCTGAAATCGTCGAACACCAGGCCGCCTGGTTTTTCCTCCAGATGATCCATCGCTGCCGCCTCCGGACCATCCGTGAAATTCGCACACCGGAAAAGGAGGCAAAGGACGCAGCGGACACCCCGACCGCCGCTTCCGCCTCAGAGCCATCAGCAGGGGAAACACCCGTTTTCCCTGTCGCGAAGGAAATCACGACCGGACAGAGAAGGAAAGGCATCCACAACATCCTGTGCATAGACCCGGACCCGGAATTCCTGCGGGACCTGGAGGATACGCTGACGGGAGAAGGCTACAACGTCATCTGCGCCCAATCCGGTAAGGACGGCCTGGACAAGGCGCTCGCCGACAAGCGGGATCTTGTCATTCTGGACATGGTGGTATCCGATTTGGGTTACTTCGAGCTGCTCTCCACCCTGAAGGGTGATCTCGACACGACGGATGTCCCCATTATCATCCTGACGGGGAAAGAGGTCTCCATGGGGGAAAGACTCGGTCTCGTAGGCCAGATCGAGCTGCTGCTCCATAAAGACTATTTTACCCGGGAGGGGTTGCTCAAACAGATCCGTTATCTCGAAAAACCTTATCCCATGCGACTTGGTCTGCTGGATGTGCAAAGCGGTCTGTTCGACCGTTCCTATCTCCAGATTCGTCTGGCCCAGGAGATCCGTCGCGCCGACCGTCACCAGATCATTTTTTCAATGCTGATGGCGGGCATCGATCACTTCAACGACTTCCTCCGGATCGGCGGCGAGGACAACGGCGATGTCTGCATCAAGAGCATTGCCGATTTTCTGCGTGAAACCACACGGGGTTCCGATATCCTGGTCAGGTATGGGACCGATGAATTTGCCATTCTTCTGACCGATGCAACGGAAGAGGATTCTTTCATCGTGGCCCGGCGGCTTCTCGCCTTCATTGCAAACTATCAGTTCGCCGGGCTGGAGCAACTCGAGGCGGGCGAAAAACTCAGCGCCAGCATCGCGGTGATTCATTACGACCGCATCTCGCCTTGCATACCCGAGAGAATGATCTTCGAAGCGGAGCGGCTCATCGGCGAAGCGAGAGAGGAAGGCGGCGGAATCATCAAAGCCTACGGATACGACCATGCCCCGGGAATCGACATGGGGTCCGATGATGATTGATACGGGCCCGGGGAAACGGCTCCAAAGGAAGGTTCCCCGCCGGTTTCTTGACATCTTGTTTTTTATTTTCTATAGTTCCCGATCAGGATCACGTCTTTTACGGTCTGTTGTAGCGCTTTGATTCTACGAGGAAGTTTGCCTGCCTGCACAGAATCTTTACAAAACGGGCTGACACAATGAACGATCTTCGTTACCGCCTCATACTACAGGGTTTTACCCCCGATGCCCCACTCAAAAGGGTCGCCCATTCCCTTCAGAAAGAAATCGGTCTCACGGTGGATGAGATCCGCCCGCTTTTGACCAGCGTGCCCCGGGTGATCAAGGTTTTCGATACCCGGAACCATGCTGAAACGGCGCAACAGGCCATGAGCCAAACGGGTTGTCTCGTCATGGTTGAACCGGTCATACCCTACGCCGGCACCCCCTACCTGATCCCCAAAAAAAGTGACCGCCGCATCCGTGAAGAGCTCAGTAAGGTCCTGCGCAGCCGGAGCAGCATGTCCATTCTGGTGTTTCATGTGGAAGCCGGGACACCCAATACCATTTATCCCTCCATGCTCGGGGATATGGGGGAAAAAGCGGCTGATTTTTTCCGGGAAAGCGACACCCTGATCGGGTTCGATGACAACCGCCTGATCCTGCTAGGTTTCGCCACAGACATGCAGGGTGTCGGCCCCATCAAACAAAAGGCTCTGCGGGGCCTGAAAAAAATGCTGGACAAGGATATCCTGGTCACCTGCGGTTACGCCATTTTCCCGGAAGAAGGACAGACTCTCGACAGGCTCCTTTATCTGACAACCATCGCCAGGGATGAAACCGCCAACCGTCATGTCCCTGACGCCCATAAAACCGGGGCAACGGTGCCTTCCATCCCGGCGTCGTTGTCCCCCGACATCAACGAATGGACCCCCCTTCAACTCTGCTTTATCAGGGGCCGGGGGCGTATATTCCACAGACTGCTCCATATGACCCCGGACATGCTCTGGCTCGGTCTGAGCCAGGTCCCCCAGGCGAACCAGAGGGAATTTCTCGCGCGACTGCCCTTCGATTCCCCCCTTGCGCCGGTTTTAGGAAGGATGATAGACGATCAGACGAAACCCCCTCCCGCCTCGGAAGCGGAGCACCATTTCAGCACGATCATGCAGCAAATGGAACTCGAATCCGGCATGGCCCAAAGGGACATCATGAGGAATCGCGTCACCACCCTGCTCAACGCATCCGAAGACTTGCCGACTTTGCCCGCCGTCGCGAGCCAGATATTCAGTATCGCCTCTCACCCCTATTCCTCGGGAACCGAGTTGGCCAATATCATTATGAAAGATCCGGCCCTGACCTCCAAATTACTCAGGACGGTCAACTCGGCTTTTTACGGCCATCCACAGAAGATCAGCTCCGTAAAGTACGCAATCTCCCTTCTCGGTACGAATGAAATCCTGGATATCGCCTTCGGCCTGGCGGCGGCAAGGGTTTTCGATTCAAGGCATCTGCGAAACATTATCAACCCGCAGCACCTCTGGCATCACTCTCTGTGTACGGCTCTGCTTGTCAAGCACCTCTACCGGCGGCTGCCCGGCAAAATGGACGAAGGCGTTTTCTCGGCCGGGTTGTTGCATGATGTCGGAAAGATCTTTTTCATCGATCACTTCACGGACATGTACAGAAATACTTATCAGGAAGCGGACACGCAGGGACACTCCCTGTTTGAAGTGGAGGAAGAAGCCTACGGCATGGATCATGCGATGGCGGGATGTGCGCTGGCCTTCCGCTGGAACCTGCCGGAAACGCTGGTACAGGCCATCGGGTATCACCATCAGCCGTTTAACGCACCGGACCACCATGAACTCGCCGCCATAACGGGTCTGGCCAATTACCTCTATTACCGGGCCCTGGAAACCGGCCACGCACCGACAGACGAAAATCGCATGAACCACGGCATGACATACGGCCACTGGTTGTCGCTTGCCCGCCTGTTCGACCCATTCGACGAGGACGTGCTCGCAGCCATGGTCCAGGAAGCCAAAAACATCATCGATGAAAATGCGGCGTCCACACCCTACATCGATGAGGACAGCAAAAAATGAGAAGGGAAAACAAAACCCCGAACAAAAGCCGCCCATCCACCATGGATGAAAAGAAACTGTTTAAAAAACAGTACCTCAAAATGAGGGACCTTTATGAAAACAAGATCAAGGAACTGTCCGTGATCAGAGAACTCGTGGACATGCTTCGCTTGACGGGCGTGTCGGACCGAATCGCCCTTTTCAGGGAGCAACTTCAGGTCATCAGAAAATATTTCTTCGTGACCCACGTCTCTTTGATGCTCTTCAATGAAAAAACACAGCGGCTTGAGATGCTGGCCTTTCTCAATGACCCGGCCCATGCCCATCCTCACCGGGATTACGAGTCTCTCTGCCATAAAACGGCGGAACAGGCCTTCACACAGAATCAGTCGGCCTTCATGAAAAACGCCGCCGGGCCATGTTCCCCGGAAGCGGAAAAGGATGACGGGGGACAATCCCTGCTGAGCGTCCCCCTGTCCCACAATGGCCAGGCCATCGGTGTGCTGAACCTCCTCTTCCCGTCAATCACCCGTTTCGATCGAAACCAGATCAGCTTTTTCAGTCTGGTGGCGGATCAAATCGTTACGTCCGCCGTCCTGTCCCGCCTCTACTCGCAGATGCTCAGGGAAGAGAACCAGCGTTTTTTACTGAGCCGCTTTTTTTCCAAAAATGTCGCCAGGGAAATTCTGAAAAGAAAGGGAATCCTGCGACTGGGGGGTGACCGGAAACGGGCGACCATCCTGTTCGCCGATCTGCGTGGATTCACCGCGATATCGGAACGGTTCGACGAGGAAACGGTCGTCGATGTTCTCAATGACTTTTTTTCGCACATCACCCCCACGATCTTCCGGAATGAGGGAACCCTGGACAAGCTGCTCGGAGACGGCATCATGGCTGTTTTCGGCGCCCCGATCTCCCATGCCCATGATCCGGTTCGCGCCGTCGAAGCGGCGATCGAGATCATTGAGGAACTGCGTCTCCTGAACCGGGCGAGACGCGATAAACAGTGGCCTGAACTAAAAATCGGCATCGGGATCAACACAGGGGACGTGGTCGCCGGCTATATCGGCTCCGATGATCATATTAACTATACCGTCATCGGTGACGCCGTCAATGTGGCGCAGCGCATCGAATCCATGGCGGGTGATGATGAAATTCTCGTCACCCGGGCGGTGAAAGAGGCCATCGATGAAGCGGGTACGGACGTCCGGGGCCTTACGGCTTTCACGGCTCTTCCGCCTCTCCATGTCAAGGGGAGGGAAAAACCCCTGACCGTTTTTCGTGTCGAGTATGCGCGGTAAAGCCACCCCCCTCCTTCCCGTTTCCAGCCCCCTGGTCAGCCCGCCCTATGGACGAGGCCTCTCTGCGGCGGAGGAGCGTGTAATTTGCCTCGTGATTTCAACCGCCTTCTGGGGACTCAGGTACCCCAGCACGGCCCCGGCCTTGTCACGTTTCATGTTCATCGTGATACCCGCAGCGGTTTTTACATCCATCTGTTCAATCATCGAAGCGATTTTTTCGGGCGGCGCCGAATCATAAACCCTGGCCAAATCCTTGTATTTTTTGCTCTCGGAGGTTTTCTCTTCGTCCATCATCGTCCCCAGCCGATCCTCCAAACCCTGCAATGCATCGATTTTCTCCACGATTTCCCGTTTCAAGACCTGAATCCGCTGCTCCTCCGCCAACAGCCGGCTCTCCCGGCTATCGAGTTCCTGACTCTTGCGTTCAAGGACCTTCATGAGGGCGCGTTCCTGTAAAAGAGGATCCTCCAGCACATCCTTTATCGGAACGGTTGCAAGCCGGGTTTTGGGCGTTTCCGCCAAAGCCCCCCTGAGCATGAGAGAGGGGGTATCGATCCCAGAGAGCCCACGGAGCAACCCACCCGTCATGAAGAGCTTCACGAACAGAACCGCCACAATCATGGCCGTTACCATGATTCTATTCTTTTTCACGACCCCCTCCTGCTGAAGCGCTGAATGGACATATCGTCCGTTTCCCGGCGTTCCGCCGCGATCAGGTCTGTCTTGTATTCCTGATGCCGGTGTTCCTTGTGTGTTTCCATCATCTTCCTTTTTTTGACCGCTTCCAGGAGGTCCTTTCGTCTTTCCTCGAACACGAGCGCGGCTTCCCGAACAATCTCCATCTGCCGCTGCTCCCTTCTCTGCAGCTCTTCCGAATACTTCAGGATCAGGACGATATCCCTGCTGTTACACGCCTTGTCCTGCAAAGCCCTTAAATCACCTGCCAGTTCTGCACGATGTTCCCCTATCTCCTGTAGCCGTCTTTTTTCATCATGTAAATTTCGCTCCGCATCCGAAAATTCCGTCAGCTTTTCCTTTTCGATGCTCTGACGATATTCCAAAACGGATTGCAGACTATAGATAAACATGGTCTAGGGCTCCAACAGGGCATCCAGATCCCGAACGGATTCCTGAAAGGTGATTTTCGTCTCGATATCCTGGCGAAGAAATGCATTGATCCGGTCGATCATCTCAATGGCCCGGTCGATTTCCCTATTGCTGCCCTTGACATAGGCCCCGATATTGATCATATCTTCCGCATTGCGATAGACCGACATGATATTGAGCAGCTCGCCGGCTTTCCTACGGTGTTCCTCATCCACAACATCGATCATAACCCGGCTGATACTCCCGAGGACATCCACGGCGGGATAGTGATTTTTGCTGGACAGTTCACGGGACAGGATGATGTGGCCATCGAGAATGGACCTCGCCGCATCCGAGATGGGTTCGTTGAAGTCGTCTCCTTCCACCAGAATGGTGTACAAACCGGTGATGCTCCCCCCCCCTTCGATACTACCGGCCCGCTCCAGGAGCTTGGGAAGCAGGCTGAACACGGACGGCGTGTACCCTTTTGTCGTCGGCGGTTCACCAACGGACAAACCGATTTCACGCTGGGCCATGGCAAAGCGTGTCAGCGAGTCGATCATCAAAAGGACATCGCGTCCCTGGTCCCGGAAGTATTCGGAAATGGTCGTGGCCACGTAGGCCGCCCGCATCCTGACGAGAGGATGTGTGTCCGATGCGGCTACGACCACGACGGACCGGGCCAGACCCTCGGCGCCCAGGTTTTTTTCCAGGAAATCCCGAACCTCACGCCCCCTCTCGCCGATCAGGCCGATCACATTGACGTCCGCCTTGGTGTGCCTGGCGAACATACCGAGCAGAACGCTTTTCCCCACGCCCGAACCGGCGAAGATCCCCATCCGCTGTCCCCTGCCACAAGTCAGCAAGCCGTTGATAGCCCGCACCCCCAGATCCATGGGTTCCCGGATACGGCCTCGTTTCAGTGGGTTGACCGGGTCCGCGTAAATCGGGTATTCCTCATCGCACCGAATCGCTCCCCGATTGTCGATCGGATTGCCCATCCCGTCGATAACCCGGCCCAGAAGGGCCTTCCCCACACGAATACTCGCCTTTCTATGAATTGCGACAATGCGGCAACCCGGCCCCAGGCCCCGGATATTTTCCAGGGGCATAAGCAGAACTTTCCCCTTGCGAAACCCGACGACCTCCGCATTCACGGGTTTATCGCTTCCCGTCGGATAAATACCGCAGACCTCGCCGATCGACGCCGCCGGCCCATGACCTTCCACAACAAGGCCGATGATCTCGCTTACCTTGCCATTGACACGAATCGGATTGATCCGCTCCAGAATACGGTGGTATTTTTCAAAATCCGTAAACATTCGGTCCTCCTGAAGCCTAGCCGGCCACACCGAATCCGGACCTGATTTCATCAAACTGCTGTTCCAACCGTGCATCCACCTCGCCGAACATGGTCTCCACCATCACCCCTCCGGCCTTGATCCCGGGATCCTCTTCGAAGACGATGTTTTTCACCCCATCCATTTCTCTCAGAAAATCTTCTTTTATTTCCGTAATATAATGAAAATCCTGGGGATTGAGGCGGACCTTCATGCCGTCCCGCTCTGTCACGCTCCGGACCGCTTCCCGGAGAACGGAAGCCACCACGGTCCTGTCCTGCCTGACTTCCCGATGAATGACCTTCTCCGCAATGGCAAAGCTCAACCCCATAATTTGTTGCTCCGCCTGTTCCATCATATCCTGACGCAACCGGGTCAGCTTTCCCATCAGGTCCGTGACCGCCGCGATCATGCGCCGGGCCTCCTCTTTCTGCAGGGCAATGCCTTTGTTCACTCCCTCGGCGAGCCCCTTTTGGTATGCGTCCTGCTTTGCCAGGCCAATTCTCTCCTCCATTTCCGCCTCCCGTTCCTGGGGCGGTCCGACCCCGCTCTTCTGCGCACCCGGTATCAGGGGGTTGACCTGGAACGTCGCGCCTGGGCTCACGGAACAATCCGCATGGCGTACCCTTTCCACAACCTTGACGGCGGAAGATTTGATGACCCCCTTAGATGAACTCATCCTGTTCATCTCCTCGTGATACGGTGATTTTCCCTTCCGATTCCAGACGCTTTGTAACTTCCAGAATGGTCCTCTGGCATGCTTCCGCTTCCGACAGGCGGATGGGCGGCATCATCTCGATGTCTTCCTTGAGCATTTCCGCACCGCGTTTGGACATGTTTTTGAATATCCTCTCCCGGAGGTCCATATCGACAAGCTTCAGAGCCCGCGCAAGATCCTCGCCGCTGATTTCACGAAGCAGCTCCTGCAGACTCTTGTCGTCGAGTTTCAAGACATCTTCAAAGGTGAACATGAAATTACGGATCTGCATGGCCAGTTCAGGGTCCGTTTCTTCCAGCGAGATCATGATCGAATTCTCATTGGCCCGGTTCAGGCGGTTCAACACTTCCGCCGCCAATTCGGGGCCGCCGATCTGCTGGTCCCCCCCCTGGCCGATCACGATTTCCTTCTCCAGTGTCTTTGCGACTTCTTCGATGAACTCGTAGGGCACACTTTTGAGTGTGGCCATCCTTCTGGTGATTTCAAATTGCATCGGCGGCGAAAAATCGTCGAGGATCTGCGCCGCCTGATCCGGTTTTAGGTGGGCCAGAATCAGGGCAATGGTCTGGGGATGTTCCGTTCGCGTGAAATCAACCAGAATCTTCGGATCGATATCCTGGAGTTTTTCGATAATAGGATTGTCATTCCGTTTGGCATTTTCGACGTCGGCAATGATATCCTGGGCCGCTTTTTCTCCCAGGGCCTTGATTACAATGTTTTTTGGTTGCTCGTGCCCAACCGAGATGGTTCCCCCCTTCTCCCGGGCAAGTGTGCAAAATTCCTTTGCTACGGCGTTCAGGGTCTCCGAGGAAATATCCGATATGCGGTTCATATACCTGCCGATACGCCTGATCTCCGAAGGGCGCAGGTTTTTC
This genomic stretch from Deltaproteobacteria bacterium harbors:
- a CDS encoding diguanylate cyclase, coding for MFATHGMAQSRFYGLSPGAGRTVPPMKQNGTTKVMIVGAGELGTELFNTILDEPGVVLVGVVDPNDEFPGSDPAAARNIPVFTDLAEAMRTTPDLVFCLPESGVSAAEIMSVKPSHAEIVEHQAAWFFLQMIHRCRLRTIREIRTPEKEAKDAADTPTAASASEPSAGETPVFPVAKEITTGQRRKGIHNILCIDPDPEFLRDLEDTLTGEGYNVICAQSGKDGLDKALADKRDLVILDMVVSDLGYFELLSTLKGDLDTTDVPIIILTGKEVSMGERLGLVGQIELLLHKDYFTREGLLKQIRYLEKPYPMRLGLLDVQSGLFDRSYLQIRLAQEIRRADRHQIIFSMLMAGIDHFNDFLRIGGEDNGDVCIKSIADFLRETTRGSDILVRYGTDEFAILLTDATEEDSFIVARRLLAFIANYQFAGLEQLEAGEKLSASIAVIHYDRISPCIPERMIFEAERLIGEAREEGGGIIKAYGYDHAPGIDMGSDDD
- a CDS encoding HDOD domain-containing protein → MNDLRYRLILQGFTPDAPLKRVAHSLQKEIGLTVDEIRPLLTSVPRVIKVFDTRNHAETAQQAMSQTGCLVMVEPVIPYAGTPYLIPKKSDRRIREELSKVLRSRSSMSILVFHVEAGTPNTIYPSMLGDMGEKAADFFRESDTLIGFDDNRLILLGFATDMQGVGPIKQKALRGLKKMLDKDILVTCGYAIFPEEGQTLDRLLYLTTIARDETANRHVPDAHKTGATVPSIPASLSPDINEWTPLQLCFIRGRGRIFHRLLHMTPDMLWLGLSQVPQANQREFLARLPFDSPLAPVLGRMIDDQTKPPPASEAEHHFSTIMQQMELESGMAQRDIMRNRVTTLLNASEDLPTLPAVASQIFSIASHPYSSGTELANIIMKDPALTSKLLRTVNSAFYGHPQKISSVKYAISLLGTNEILDIAFGLAAARVFDSRHLRNIINPQHLWHHSLCTALLVKHLYRRLPGKMDEGVFSAGLLHDVGKIFFIDHFTDMYRNTYQEADTQGHSLFEVEEEAYGMDHAMAGCALAFRWNLPETLVQAIGYHHQPFNAPDHHELAAITGLANYLYYRALETGHAPTDENRMNHGMTYGHWLSLARLFDPFDEDVLAAMVQEAKNIIDENAASTPYIDEDSKK
- a CDS encoding GAF domain-containing protein gives rise to the protein MRRENKTPNKSRPSTMDEKKLFKKQYLKMRDLYENKIKELSVIRELVDMLRLTGVSDRIALFREQLQVIRKYFFVTHVSLMLFNEKTQRLEMLAFLNDPAHAHPHRDYESLCHKTAEQAFTQNQSAFMKNAAGPCSPEAEKDDGGQSLLSVPLSHNGQAIGVLNLLFPSITRFDRNQISFFSLVADQIVTSAVLSRLYSQMLREENQRFLLSRFFSKNVAREILKRKGILRLGGDRKRATILFADLRGFTAISERFDEETVVDVLNDFFSHITPTIFRNEGTLDKLLGDGIMAVFGAPISHAHDPVRAVEAAIEIIEELRLLNRARRDKQWPELKIGIGINTGDVVAGYIGSDDHINYTVIGDAVNVAQRIESMAGDDEILVTRAVKEAIDEAGTDVRGLTAFTALPPLHVKGREKPLTVFRVEYAR
- the fliJ gene encoding flagellar export protein FliJ is translated as MFIYSLQSVLEYRQSIEKEKLTEFSDAERNLHDEKRRLQEIGEHRAELAGDLRALQDKACNSRDIVLILKYSEELQRREQRQMEIVREAALVFEERRKDLLEAVKKRKMMETHKEHRHQEYKTDLIAAERRETDDMSIQRFSRRGS
- the fliI gene encoding flagellar protein export ATPase FliI — its product is MFTDFEKYHRILERINPIRVNGKVSEIIGLVVEGHGPAASIGEVCGIYPTGSDKPVNAEVVGFRKGKVLLMPLENIRGLGPGCRIVAIHRKASIRVGKALLGRVIDGMGNPIDNRGAIRCDEEYPIYADPVNPLKRGRIREPMDLGVRAINGLLTCGRGQRMGIFAGSGVGKSVLLGMFARHTKADVNVIGLIGERGREVRDFLEKNLGAEGLARSVVVVAASDTHPLVRMRAAYVATTISEYFRDQGRDVLLMIDSLTRFAMAQREIGLSVGEPPTTKGYTPSVFSLLPKLLERAGSIEGGGSITGLYTILVEGDDFNEPISDAARSILDGHIILSRELSSKNHYPAVDVLGSISRVMIDVVDEEHRRKAGELLNIMSVYRNAEDMINIGAYVKGSNREIDRAIEMIDRINAFLRQDIETKITFQESVRDLDALLEP
- the fliG gene encoding flagellar motor switch protein FliG, which codes for MTNEEKAAILLLSLKEDTAAQVMKNLRPSEIRRIGRYMNRISDISSETLNAVAKEFCTLAREKGGTISVGHEQPKNIVIKALGEKAAQDIIADVENAKRNDNPIIEKLQDIDPKILVDFTRTEHPQTIALILAHLKPDQAAQILDDFSPPMQFEITRRMATLKSVPYEFIEEVAKTLEKEIVIGQGGDQQIGGPELAAEVLNRLNRANENSIMISLEETDPELAMQIRNFMFTFEDVLKLDDKSLQELLREISGEDLARALKLVDMDLRERIFKNMSKRGAEMLKEDIEMMPPIRLSEAEACQRTILEVTKRLESEGKITVSRGDEQDEFI